A single window of Narcine bancroftii isolate sNarBan1 unplaced genomic scaffold, sNarBan1.hap1 Scaffold_113, whole genome shotgun sequence DNA harbors:
- the LOC138750293 gene encoding microtubule-actin cross-linking factor 1-like isoform X4 has protein sequence MEEEDDAMGSFAEMGERLNDHQQGLKEHHQKLSRKEQELVLATEAAQTFLEQNVQDPLRDEEVALQEILNVLMEEYESALSSADSQLNVIEDLHLELQKFRKDHDEFETFMSHLEKELTKIKAGEFDSTSLTFKLKKQQFLFKDLQFHKGDLRHLRRSWKSVIDAAFHFEIRNAIESYKIQIDPDAISQHVEETVESADARFNTLRSECIGLGTRLGKKLFEQWQEKADELRLWLERIETERRMVQLEAISNPEILQQELENVMVLQGEISEHEDGVEKLQEAAKCLLSLSIDVVPNVLQLRKTTATIEQRFQLLREETSEQKRTLERRNVQVEDLEDS, from the exons ATGGAGGAAGAGGACGATGCGATGGGGTCATTTGCTGAGATGGGCGAAAGACTGAATGACCACCAGCAAGGCCTGAAG gAACATCACCAAAAGTTGTCCCGGAAAGAGCAAGAGTTGGTTTTGGCCACAGAGGCAGCTCAGACTTTCCTGGAACAAAATGTCCAGGACCCTTTGCGAGACGAGGAAGTTGCACTGCAGGAGATCTTGAATGTCTTGATGGAGGAGTACGAATCCGCTTTATCAAgtgcagattctcaattaaacgtGATTGAGGATCTGCATCTAGAATTGCAGAAGTTCCGAAAAG ATCACGATGAATTTGAAACATTCATGAGTCATTTGGAGAAGGAACTAACAAAGATTAAAGCTGGGGAATTTGACTCCACGTCATTGACATTCAAACTTAAGAAGCAGCAATTCCTCTTCAAAGATCTTCAATTTCACAAAGGGGATCTAAGACACCTCAGACGATCTTGGAAAAGTGTCATCGATGCTGCCTTTCACTTTGAAATCAGGAATGCAATTGAAAGCTACAAGATCCAAATTGATCCTGATGCCATAAGCCAACATGTGGAGGAGACGGTTGAGAGCGCCGATGCTCGCTTCAACACACTTCGATCAGAA TGCATTGGACTTGGAACCCGTCTTGGCAAAAAGTTGTTTGAACAATGGCAAGAGAAGGCAGATGAGCTGCGTTTGTGGCTAGAGAGAATTGAAACAGAAAGACGAATGGTTCAGCTGGAGGCCATCTCTAATCCAGAAATCTTGCAGCAAGAACTTGAAAATGTCATG gtccttcagggagAAATTTCTGAACATGAAGATGGTGTCGAAAAGTTACAGGAGGCAGCAAAGTGCCTGCTGTCCTTGAGCATTGACGTTGTTCCAAATGTACTCCAGCTTCGAAAGACCACAG CTACCATCGAACAGAGATTCCAGCTTTTGCGTGAGGAAACATCAGAGCAGAAGAGGACATTGGAACGGAGAAATGTCCAAGTGGAAGATCTCGAAG